From Topomyia yanbarensis strain Yona2022 chromosome 1, ASM3024719v1, whole genome shotgun sequence, one genomic window encodes:
- the LOC131695184 gene encoding peroxiredoxin-2, with protein sequence MSFLAKFLRINFSQLTVVANSELQKNSFHTARALSVAQVQKPAPPFSGTAVVDNDFKDIKLDDYKGKYLVLFFYPLDFTFVCPTEIISFSERIQDFRALNTEIVGVSVDSHFSHLAWVNTPRKEGGLGKIEYPLLADLTKKISADYGVLLDEGISLRGLFLIDPNSIVRQITINDLAVGRSVDETLRLIKAFQFVEKHGEVCPANWDPKANADTIKPDPKGSQDYFNKHG encoded by the exons ATGTCCTTCCTAGCCAAGTTCTTAAGGATAAAC TTTTCCCAGCTAACTGTGGTAGCAAATTCAGAATTacagaaaaatagttttcataCAG CTCGTGCACTAAGCGTGGCACAGGTTCAAAAACCCGCACCGCCGTTCAGTGGAACCGCTGTCGTGGACAATGATTTCAAAGATATTAAACTTGATGACTACAAGGGAAAGTATttagtattatttttttatcCATTGGACTT cACATTCGTCTGCCCGACCGAGATTATCTCATTTAGCGAGCGTATTCAGGATTTTCGTGCTTTGAATACTGAAATTGTTGGCGTGTCCGTAGATTCGCATTTTTCACATTTGGCCTGGGTAAATACACCTCGTAAAGAAGGAGGTCTTGGAAAGATTGAATATCCCTTGTTGGctgatttgacgaaaaaaatatCTGCTGACTATGGTGTGCTTCTAGATGAAGGTATCTCCCTAAGGGGACTCTTCCTAATTGACCCTAATAGCATCGTTCGCCAAATTACGATAAATGATTTGGCGGTAGGACGTTCGGTGGATGAAACGTTAAGATTGATTAAGGCGTTCCAGTTTGTTGAGAAGCACGGTGAAGTTTGCCCGGCTAATTGGGACCCTAAAGCTAATGCCGATACGATCAAACCGGATCCA